One stretch of Pantanalinema sp. DNA includes these proteins:
- a CDS encoding cystathionine gamma-synthase: protein MKFETKAIHVGQGADPTTGATIVPIYQTSTYTQEDAGVHKGFDYSRTANPTRKALEDCLASLEGAQFGLAFSSGVAATDATLKLLSAGDHVVVSDDVYGGTYRLFEKVLTRYGISFSWVDAQDLDKVRAAIQPNTKLIWSESPTNPLLRLIDIEGLSLVAKERGVLLAIDNTFASPYLQNPLALGADIVVHSTTKYLGGHSDVVGGAFMTNREDLYQQVKFVQNSIGAIPGPHDAFLTLRGVKTLAIRMRQHCANAKVVAAWLEQHPLVEAVYYPGLASHPQHALAKRQMRDFGGMVSFVVKGGLDVARVIAKSTKLFSLAESLGGVESLLTHPPTMTHGAIPKEIREARGVVDGLLRLSVGIEDAEDLVADLQQAFDKATSTAAIAR, encoded by the coding sequence ATGAAGTTCGAGACCAAGGCCATCCACGTGGGCCAGGGGGCCGACCCCACCACCGGCGCGACCATCGTGCCCATCTACCAGACCTCGACCTACACCCAGGAGGACGCCGGGGTCCACAAGGGCTTCGACTACTCCCGCACCGCGAACCCCACCCGCAAGGCCCTCGAGGACTGCCTCGCCTCGCTCGAGGGGGCCCAGTTCGGCCTGGCCTTCTCCTCGGGGGTGGCCGCCACCGACGCGACCCTGAAGCTGCTGTCGGCGGGCGACCACGTGGTCGTCTCGGACGACGTGTACGGCGGGACCTATCGCCTGTTCGAGAAGGTGCTCACCCGCTACGGCATCAGCTTCAGCTGGGTGGACGCCCAGGACCTGGACAAGGTTCGCGCCGCGATCCAGCCGAACACCAAGCTGATCTGGTCGGAGTCGCCGACCAACCCGTTGCTGCGCCTGATCGACATCGAGGGCCTCTCCTTGGTGGCAAAAGAGCGGGGCGTTTTGCTCGCCATCGACAACACCTTCGCCAGCCCCTACCTCCAGAACCCGCTCGCCCTGGGCGCCGACATCGTCGTGCACTCGACGACCAAGTACCTGGGCGGCCACTCGGACGTGGTGGGCGGCGCCTTCATGACCAACCGCGAGGACCTCTACCAGCAGGTGAAGTTCGTCCAGAACTCGATCGGGGCCATCCCCGGCCCCCACGACGCCTTCCTCACCCTGCGCGGCGTCAAGACCCTGGCCATCCGCATGCGCCAGCACTGCGCCAACGCCAAGGTGGTGGCCGCGTGGCTCGAGCAGCACCCCTTGGTCGAGGCGGTCTACTACCCCGGCCTTGCTTCCCACCCGCAGCACGCGCTCGCCAAGCGCCAGATGCGCGACTTCGGCGGCATGGTCTCGTTCGTGGTGAAGGGTGGCCTGGACGTGGCCCGCGTCATCGCGAAGAGCACCAAGCTGTTCAGCCTGGCCGAGAGCCTGGGCGGGGTCGAGAGCCTGCTCACCCACCCGCCCACCATGACCCACGGGGCCATCCCCAAGGAGATCCGCGAGGCCCGCGGCGTCGTGGACGGTCTCTTGCGCCTCTCGGTGGGTATCGAGGATGCCGAGGACCTGGTCGCCGACTTGCAGCAGGCCTTCGACAAGGCGACGAGCACGGCAGCGATCGCCCGCTGA
- a CDS encoding ABC transporter ATP-binding protein, with translation MRDTQGIPLLAVRNLTKRFDDLVVVDGISFDVARGEILGLLGPNGAGKTTTIQMLLGLITPSSGDIRVFGLDLAQHRQEILQRVNFSSTYVSLPYSLSVRENLLVFGKLYGIPHLARKVDETLALLDLEQKANRPTKELSSGQLTRLHLAKALLNDPELLFLDEPTASLDPDVADRIRHLLLRIREERKLSILFTTHNLREMEMMADRVIFLNQGKILASGSPAEIVARFSAEDLEAVFLKVARGEVEGQA, from the coding sequence ATGCGAGACACACAAGGGATCCCGTTACTGGCCGTCCGGAACCTCACGAAACGCTTCGATGACCTGGTGGTGGTCGACGGCATCTCCTTCGACGTGGCGCGCGGGGAAATCCTGGGCCTGCTGGGGCCCAACGGGGCGGGAAAGACGACGACCATCCAGATGCTCCTGGGCCTGATCACCCCGAGCTCGGGCGACATCCGGGTCTTCGGGCTGGATCTGGCGCAGCACCGCCAGGAAATCTTGCAGCGGGTCAACTTCTCCTCGACCTACGTCTCTTTGCCCTACTCCCTGTCCGTGCGCGAGAACCTGCTGGTCTTCGGCAAGCTTTACGGGATCCCGCATCTCGCGCGCAAGGTGGACGAGACCCTCGCGCTCCTGGATCTCGAGCAGAAGGCCAATCGCCCCACCAAGGAGCTCTCGAGCGGTCAGCTGACCCGCCTGCACCTCGCCAAGGCGCTCCTGAACGATCCGGAGCTGCTCTTCCTCGACGAGCCCACCGCGAGCCTCGACCCGGACGTGGCCGACCGGATCCGGCACCTGCTCCTGCGCATCCGCGAGGAGCGCAAGCTCTCCATCCTCTTCACCACCCACAACCTTCGCGAGATGGAGATGATGGCCGATCGGGTCATCTTCCTCAACCAGGGCAAGATCCTCGCGAGCGGCTCTCCAGCCGAGATCGTCGCGCGCTTCTCGGCCGAGGACCTGGAGGCGGTGTTCCTGAAGGTGGCGCGCGGCGAAGTGGAGGGGCAAGCTTGA
- a CDS encoding GNAT family N-acetyltransferase: protein MPRKPVIETPRLHLREMTLEDAEALFGVFGDPVAMRYFPAPYTLEQLEGLIARNQERYRTLGFGLWTVLDRDSRAIVGDCGLTIQTIEDHEELEIGYHFLPSHQGRGYATEAAAACLGWGFERTGYDRIVSMMVVDHAASRRVAEKVHARYLGEFERVGLPHCYYGTTRAEHRGAAPC, encoded by the coding sequence ATGCCGCGCAAGCCCGTGATCGAGACGCCGCGCCTCCACCTGCGCGAGATGACCCTCGAGGACGCCGAGGCCCTCTTCGGGGTCTTCGGGGATCCGGTGGCCATGCGTTATTTTCCTGCCCCCTACACCCTCGAGCAGCTCGAGGGTCTGATCGCCCGAAACCAGGAGCGCTACCGGACCCTGGGCTTCGGGCTCTGGACGGTCCTGGATCGGGATTCTCGCGCGATCGTGGGCGACTGCGGCCTGACGATCCAGACGATCGAGGACCATGAGGAGCTCGAGATCGGCTACCACTTCCTGCCTTCGCACCAGGGCCGCGGCTACGCGACGGAGGCGGCCGCGGCCTGCCTCGGCTGGGGGTTCGAGCGCACCGGCTACGATCGGATCGTCTCGATGATGGTCGTGGATCACGCCGCCTCGCGCCGGGTCGCCGAGAAGGTTCACGCGCGCTACCTGGGCGAGTTCGAGCGCGTGGGCCTGCCCCATTGCTATTACGGCACGACCCGCGCCGAGCACCGCGGGGCGGCGCCCTGCTGA
- a CDS encoding cystathionine beta-synthase → MHYANNLLDTIGHTPLVKLNRVTQGIKATVLAKVEFFNPGASVKDRPAIHMIEDAEAKGLLKPGGTIVEPTSGNTGVGLAIACAIKGYRCVFTMPDKMSQEKRDVLRAYGAEVVITPTSVANDHPDSYYSVANRLTREIPDAYQPNQFHNAKNPEAHYLTTGPELWEQTAGTITHYVSAMGTGGTISGAAKYIKEQNGRVVVVGVDPEGSIYSGDTPKPYQIEGIGMNYIPDTVDLRLIDRYERVGDAEAFAMTRRLAREEGILAGGSSGAAVVAALRVARDLPADAVVVVLLPDSGRGYVSKIFNDEWMKQHGFIESPRHSVMVGSLLAARGARSSLIAVKPAEPVANAVEQLREHGISQLPVMDGDEVVGSVQESTLLKAIVEGAGATKTVAEVMGRPYAVVDEAESVSKVYEALLRGDGAVVVAKAGRPHGVLTKIDLIEFFASSQQVGVTV, encoded by the coding sequence ATGCACTACGCCAACAACCTGCTCGACACGATCGGCCACACGCCCCTGGTCAAGCTCAACCGCGTCACCCAGGGCATCAAGGCCACCGTGCTCGCCAAGGTCGAGTTCTTCAACCCCGGCGCCTCGGTCAAGGACCGCCCGGCGATCCACATGATCGAGGATGCCGAGGCCAAGGGCCTGCTCAAGCCCGGCGGCACCATCGTCGAGCCGACCAGCGGCAACACGGGGGTCGGCCTTGCGATCGCGTGTGCCATCAAGGGCTACCGCTGCGTGTTCACCATGCCCGACAAGATGAGCCAGGAGAAGCGCGACGTGCTTCGCGCCTACGGCGCCGAGGTCGTCATCACCCCGACGTCGGTCGCCAACGACCATCCGGATTCCTACTACAGCGTCGCCAACCGCCTGACCCGCGAGATCCCCGACGCCTACCAGCCCAACCAGTTCCACAACGCCAAGAACCCCGAGGCCCACTACCTGACCACCGGCCCCGAGCTGTGGGAACAGACCGCGGGCACCATCACCCACTACGTCTCGGCGATGGGCACCGGCGGCACCATCTCGGGAGCCGCCAAGTACATCAAGGAGCAGAACGGCCGCGTCGTCGTCGTGGGCGTGGACCCCGAGGGCTCGATCTACTCGGGCGACACCCCCAAGCCCTACCAGATCGAGGGCATCGGCATGAACTACATCCCCGACACCGTGGACCTGCGCCTGATCGATCGCTACGAGCGCGTCGGCGACGCCGAGGCCTTCGCCATGACCCGCCGCCTCGCCCGCGAGGAGGGGATCCTCGCCGGCGGCTCGTCGGGGGCTGCGGTCGTCGCGGCGCTGCGGGTGGCCCGCGATCTTCCCGCGGACGCGGTGGTGGTCGTGCTCCTGCCCGATTCGGGTCGCGGCTACGTCTCCAAGATCTTCAACGACGAGTGGATGAAGCAGCACGGCTTCATCGAGAGCCCGCGCCACAGCGTGATGGTGGGATCCTTGCTGGCCGCGCGCGGCGCGCGCTCGAGTCTCATCGCCGTCAAGCCCGCCGAGCCCGTCGCCAACGCCGTCGAGCAGCTGCGCGAGCACGGCATCTCCCAGCTGCCCGTGATGGACGGCGACGAGGTCGTCGGCTCGGTCCAGGAGAGCACCCTGCTCAAGGCCATCGTCGAGGGCGCGGGCGCCACCAAGACCGTCGCCGAGGTGATGGGGCGTCCCTACGCCGTGGTGGACGAGGCGGAGAGTGTCAGCAAGGTCTACGAGGCGCTCTTGCGCGGTGACGGAGCGGTGGTGGTCGCCAAGGCCGGCCGGCCTCACGGCGTCCTGACCAAGATCGACCTCATCGAGTTCTTCGCGAGCTCGCAGCAAGTGGGAGTGACCGTCTAA
- the ercA gene encoding alcohol dehydrogenase-like regulatory protein ErcA codes for MDAPLTQELRKFVAPEFVVGPGARSLVGRYARNFAATKVLVVTDPGVIAAGWAGEVIRSLEKEGLAYAVYHEVSPNPRDHEVMAGSNVYHTEGCDVLLAVGGGSPMDCAKGIGIVSLNGGHILDYEGVDKVEVAIPPMICVPTTGGTSADVSQFAIISDTRRRTKIAILSKMLVPDVSLIDPETLVTMSPELTAATAFDALTHGIEAYVSNASSALTDLLSLEAIRLITHHMLPAWEHPDDLALRLQVMRGSLFAGLAFSNASLGIIHAMAHSLGGLLDSPHGLCNATLLEAGIAFNYEAVPGRFKEIARAMVGGQADVPDALGAILGVIEALRIGTGVKRTLGEMGVSRADIPSLTRLTLADACLFTNPRWPTFAEVEELYERLL; via the coding sequence ATGGACGCGCCCCTCACGCAGGAGCTCCGTAAGTTCGTCGCCCCGGAGTTCGTGGTTGGGCCTGGGGCGCGCAGCCTTGTGGGCCGCTATGCCCGCAACTTCGCCGCGACCAAGGTCCTCGTGGTGACCGATCCTGGCGTTATCGCGGCGGGCTGGGCCGGTGAGGTCATCCGCAGCCTGGAGAAAGAAGGCCTCGCCTACGCCGTCTATCACGAGGTTAGCCCCAACCCCCGCGACCATGAGGTGATGGCGGGCTCAAACGTCTACCACACCGAGGGGTGCGACGTCCTGCTGGCGGTGGGGGGCGGCAGCCCGATGGATTGCGCCAAGGGGATCGGAATCGTCTCGCTCAATGGCGGCCATATCCTCGACTACGAAGGGGTCGACAAGGTCGAGGTCGCGATCCCGCCCATGATCTGCGTGCCGACCACGGGGGGCACCTCGGCGGATGTCTCCCAGTTCGCCATCATCTCGGACACGCGCCGGCGCACCAAGATCGCGATCCTCAGCAAGATGCTGGTGCCCGACGTCTCCTTGATCGATCCTGAGACGCTCGTGACCATGTCCCCCGAGCTGACCGCCGCCACGGCCTTCGATGCGCTGACCCATGGGATCGAGGCCTACGTCTCGAATGCCAGCTCCGCGCTCACGGATCTGCTCTCCCTCGAGGCGATCCGCCTCATCACGCACCACATGCTGCCTGCCTGGGAGCACCCGGACGACCTCGCGCTTAGGCTGCAGGTCATGCGCGGCAGCCTCTTCGCGGGCCTGGCCTTTTCGAATGCCAGCCTCGGCATCATCCACGCCATGGCCCACAGCCTCGGTGGCCTGCTGGACTCCCCCCATGGCCTCTGCAATGCGACCCTGCTCGAGGCCGGCATCGCCTTCAACTACGAGGCGGTCCCCGGGCGCTTCAAGGAGATCGCCCGCGCCATGGTGGGCGGCCAAGCCGACGTGCCGGACGCCCTGGGGGCCATCCTCGGCGTGATCGAGGCCCTGCGCATCGGCACGGGCGTGAAGCGAACGCTCGGCGAGATGGGAGTCTCGAGGGCGGACATTCCGAGCCTGACCAGGCTCACGCTGGCGGATGCGTGCCTCTTCACCAACCCCCGTTGGCCCACCTTCGCCGAGGTCGAGGAACTCTATGAGCGTCTACTCTGA
- a CDS encoding HAMP domain-containing protein translates to MRVNIAVKLAGVFTLVCLSLLVLVALVASVMTAKGLKSEASKRLDNDVAVTLHTFDYFAQDALASAQMVASNPKALRFVTAGGGSASTAMDDLVDLLPKNRIVRVFDANGRAIKERGVPKEVSELVSAGVQLALANEPVKGVEPMGEQGLAIRGIAPMKVGDRVVGAVMVGSWLDRAFVDQIQGITGLEVGIAGGNSRISHWLAQTIRTDGSARLKGELPLKVVHQVRETGKVSKQIVRFGKDEYMGAFAPLFGDYGEFVGLLFIGEPQAPMQAASRQTQFSIFCLALAGAILASLVATGLSRTITNPIRELVAQATAISHGDLTKRVEIATGDELEQLAQAFNKMGEALAVMQQNDQNANPLTKLPGNVTIQTEVQRRLASGEQLAILYTDLDNFKAYNDKFGFEQGDQVIRLCASVLQQAVQVVDHPGDFIGHIGGDDFIVVSQPHVAERLAREIIRIFDAEIPELYPIEDRERGFILSVDRRGQKQQFPLCSLSIALVTNEARDIKDFLELSSLAAEVKKYAKSIEGSNVARDRRNDRTAPLDGATV, encoded by the coding sequence ATGCGTGTCAACATCGCCGTCAAGCTGGCCGGGGTCTTCACCCTGGTCTGCCTGTCGCTGCTGGTGCTCGTCGCGCTGGTCGCCTCGGTCATGACCGCCAAGGGCCTCAAGTCCGAGGCCAGCAAGCGCCTCGACAACGACGTGGCCGTCACCCTTCACACCTTCGACTACTTCGCGCAGGACGCGCTCGCCTCGGCCCAGATGGTCGCGAGCAACCCCAAGGCCCTGCGCTTCGTGACCGCCGGAGGCGGCAGCGCCAGCACGGCGATGGACGACCTGGTCGATCTCTTGCCCAAGAACCGCATCGTGCGCGTCTTCGACGCGAACGGCCGCGCCATCAAGGAGCGAGGCGTCCCCAAGGAGGTCTCGGAGCTGGTCAGCGCGGGCGTCCAGCTCGCCCTGGCCAACGAGCCGGTCAAGGGCGTCGAGCCCATGGGCGAGCAGGGCCTCGCCATCCGCGGCATCGCCCCCATGAAGGTGGGCGATCGCGTCGTCGGGGCCGTCATGGTGGGCTCCTGGCTCGATCGCGCCTTCGTCGACCAGATCCAGGGGATCACGGGCCTCGAGGTCGGCATCGCGGGGGGCAACTCCCGCATCAGCCACTGGCTCGCCCAGACCATCCGCACCGACGGCAGCGCCCGGCTGAAGGGCGAGCTGCCGCTCAAGGTCGTCCACCAGGTCCGCGAGACCGGCAAGGTCTCCAAGCAGATCGTCCGGTTCGGCAAGGACGAGTACATGGGGGCCTTCGCCCCTTTGTTCGGCGACTACGGCGAGTTCGTCGGCCTCCTCTTCATCGGGGAGCCCCAGGCCCCCATGCAGGCGGCGTCGCGTCAGACCCAGTTCTCCATCTTCTGCCTGGCGCTGGCCGGCGCCATCCTCGCGTCGCTGGTCGCCACCGGCCTCTCGCGCACCATCACCAACCCCATCCGCGAGCTGGTGGCCCAGGCCACGGCGATCTCCCACGGGGATCTCACCAAGCGCGTCGAGATCGCCACCGGCGACGAGCTGGAGCAGCTCGCCCAGGCCTTCAACAAGATGGGCGAAGCCCTGGCCGTCATGCAGCAGAACGACCAGAACGCGAACCCGCTCACCAAGCTGCCCGGCAACGTCACCATCCAGACGGAGGTCCAGCGGCGCCTCGCCTCGGGCGAGCAGCTCGCGATCCTCTACACCGACCTGGACAACTTCAAGGCCTACAACGACAAGTTCGGCTTCGAGCAAGGCGACCAGGTCATCCGGCTGTGCGCCTCGGTGCTGCAGCAGGCGGTGCAGGTGGTCGACCACCCCGGCGACTTCATCGGCCACATCGGCGGCGACGACTTCATCGTCGTCTCGCAGCCGCACGTGGCCGAGCGCCTGGCCCGCGAGATCATCCGGATCTTCGACGCCGAGATCCCTGAGCTGTACCCGATCGAGGACCGCGAGCGCGGCTTCATCCTCTCGGTGGATCGTCGAGGCCAGAAGCAGCAGTTCCCCCTCTGCTCGCTCTCCATCGCCCTGGTCACCAACGAGGCCCGCGACATCAAGGACTTCCTCGAGCTCTCGAGCCTTGCGGCCGAGGTCAAGAAGTACGCCAAGAGCATCGAGGGCTCGAACGTCGCGCGCGATCGGCGCAACGACCGCACCGCCCCGCTGGACGGCGCGACCGTCTAG
- a CDS encoding response regulator: MDKEKILVVDDEASIRQIVETRLKLAGYEVITAADGVEALEKAAAHNPDLIVLDIMMPKIDGFEVCRELRKNMMTPIIMLTAKGDITDRIAALELGADDYVVKPFSPRELEARIKAVLRRTHTDVAKQATIKVDKLLIDTGKRQVLKDGKKVKLTEMEFNLLELLATNPGRAYSRSEILHQVWGYRLSQYSDTRVVDVHISRLRSKLEDDPSSPELILTARGTGYMFAHYTPQPVEATTSA; encoded by the coding sequence ATGGATAAGGAAAAGATTCTCGTTGTCGATGATGAGGCGAGCATCCGCCAGATCGTGGAGACCCGGCTCAAGTTGGCCGGCTACGAGGTGATCACCGCGGCCGACGGGGTCGAGGCCCTCGAGAAGGCGGCGGCTCACAACCCGGACCTGATCGTCCTGGACATCATGATGCCCAAGATCGACGGCTTCGAGGTTTGCCGCGAGCTCCGCAAGAACATGATGACGCCGATCATCATGCTCACCGCCAAGGGCGACATCACCGATCGCATCGCCGCCCTCGAGCTCGGCGCCGACGACTACGTGGTCAAGCCCTTCTCCCCGCGCGAGCTGGAGGCCCGCATCAAGGCGGTCCTGCGCCGCACCCACACCGACGTCGCCAAGCAGGCCACCATCAAGGTGGACAAGCTGCTGATCGATACCGGCAAGCGCCAGGTCCTCAAGGACGGCAAGAAGGTCAAGCTGACCGAGATGGAGTTCAACCTCCTCGAGCTCTTGGCCACCAACCCGGGCCGCGCCTACTCCCGCTCGGAGATCCTGCACCAGGTCTGGGGCTACCGCCTGAGCCAGTACTCGGACACCCGCGTGGTCGACGTCCACATCTCGCGCCTGCGCTCCAAGCTTGAGGACGACCCCAGCTCGCCGGAGCTCATCCTCACGGCGCGCGGCACGGGCTACATGTTCGCCCACTACACCCCGCAGCCGGTCGAGGCCACGACCAGCGCTTAA
- a CDS encoding PAS domain-containing sensor histidine kinase yields MSVYSDGGEDPRALRDKIMGLGEASTRKNYYPLLQQRLAELNESQRFLSSLMKNLSGMVYRCDHDPDWTMRFLNGACCDLTCFTCAQLLGSAQVSFGSLIHPDDRDGVYGQVEQAVQANQAYEVTYRIRDARGEERWVLDKGRGVYGDGQTLLFREGFITEITELKHAQEALFRRTIELEQAKEFERLKTRFVNAITHDLRTPLTTIRGFAEFLEDEVAGPLAPRQREFVQEIERSAGRLEHLVNDLLDFARLEAGTFHLQAVPSDLRSKIDAIVVSLSPQAEEADLRIVVDAPATLTLTMDPARIERVLMNFLINAIHFTPAGGTVLVRACAQGDHVLCEVEDSGIGIAPEDVPRLFQPFAQLEAGARRQTGTGLGLSISKALVEAHGGTVGVRSQLGRGSVFWFTLPVET; encoded by the coding sequence ATGAGCGTCTACTCTGACGGGGGTGAGGACCCGCGCGCTCTGCGCGACAAGATCATGGGCCTGGGGGAGGCCTCCACCCGGAAGAACTACTATCCGCTCCTCCAGCAGCGGCTCGCCGAGCTCAACGAGAGCCAGCGCTTCCTCTCGAGCCTCATGAAAAACCTTTCGGGGATGGTCTACCGGTGCGATCACGATCCCGACTGGACCATGCGCTTCTTGAACGGCGCCTGTTGCGATCTGACCTGCTTCACCTGCGCTCAGCTCCTGGGAAGCGCCCAGGTTTCGTTCGGAAGCCTCATCCACCCCGACGACCGCGATGGCGTCTACGGACAGGTCGAGCAGGCAGTCCAGGCCAACCAAGCGTACGAGGTCACCTACCGGATCCGCGATGCGCGAGGCGAGGAGCGCTGGGTGCTCGACAAGGGGCGAGGGGTCTACGGCGACGGCCAGACCCTCCTCTTCCGCGAGGGCTTCATCACCGAGATCACCGAGCTGAAGCATGCCCAGGAGGCCCTCTTCCGGCGCACCATCGAGCTGGAGCAGGCCAAGGAGTTCGAACGGCTCAAGACCCGCTTCGTCAACGCGATCACCCACGACCTCCGGACGCCACTGACGACCATCAGGGGGTTCGCCGAGTTCCTGGAGGACGAGGTCGCGGGCCCCCTCGCACCGAGGCAGCGAGAGTTCGTCCAGGAGATTGAGCGCAGCGCCGGTCGCCTGGAGCACCTCGTCAACGACCTGCTCGATTTCGCGCGGCTCGAGGCGGGGACCTTCCACCTGCAAGCGGTGCCCTCCGACCTGCGGTCCAAGATCGACGCGATCGTGGTCAGCCTGTCCCCTCAAGCCGAGGAGGCCGACCTGCGCATCGTGGTGGACGCGCCGGCGACCCTGACGTTGACCATGGATCCCGCGCGTATCGAGCGGGTGCTCATGAATTTTCTCATTAACGCGATCCACTTCACGCCGGCCGGGGGAACGGTCCTGGTGCGGGCATGCGCGCAGGGTGACCACGTCCTGTGCGAGGTCGAGGACAGCGGGATCGGGATCGCCCCCGAGGATGTTCCTAGGCTGTTTCAGCCCTTCGCCCAGCTGGAGGCGGGGGCAAGGCGCCAGACCGGGACCGGTCTGGGGCTCAGCATCAGCAAGGCCCTGGTCGAAGCCCACGGCGGCACCGTCGGGGTACGAAGCCAGCTCGGGCGAGGCAGCGTCTTCTGGTTCACCCTTCCCGTCGAGACCTGA
- a CDS encoding ABC transporter permease, with protein MRFLFFIAARHLQARWRQTVMLVLSVAVGVAILTTALSLTNGFEADLVDRILGTTPHVAVTDALTGMVKDYPRLQAKIRPVPHVKSVLPFVNGQALLTRSGFSSGVLVRGIDPAQEKDNPDWTKYVLEGDLAPRGDLPGIMLGSELAKKLGARPGDRMLLVSGLASKQAVVVTGLYQAGLYEYDAHVAYLDLAVAQRVFGLGDSVTGLSIRLDDVFSAPGVASELQRLVPYSVRSWTVNNSSLLGALALEKRVIFLVTMFIIIVATMGIANTLAMWVLEQSREIAILRAIGSPGATMGRMVVLEGGIVGILGVGLGLLAGVGLSLALGTFPVALPSDVYYIDRLPVRMDPMDFALTAAAAIAVALLACLLPARRAIKLDPIEVIRRA; from the coding sequence ATGAGGTTCCTTTTCTTCATCGCAGCCCGCCACCTCCAGGCCCGCTGGCGCCAGACGGTCATGCTCGTGTTGAGCGTGGCGGTGGGCGTCGCCATCCTCACCACCGCCCTGTCCCTGACCAACGGGTTCGAGGCCGACCTGGTGGATCGCATCCTCGGCACCACGCCCCACGTGGCGGTCACCGATGCGCTCACGGGCATGGTCAAGGACTACCCGCGCCTCCAGGCGAAGATCCGCCCGGTGCCCCACGTCAAGAGCGTCCTCCCCTTCGTCAACGGCCAGGCGCTCTTGACCCGATCCGGCTTCTCGTCGGGGGTGCTGGTCCGGGGCATCGACCCCGCCCAGGAGAAGGACAACCCCGACTGGACCAAGTACGTCCTCGAGGGGGACCTGGCGCCGCGAGGGGATCTGCCCGGCATCATGCTGGGCAGCGAGCTCGCCAAGAAGCTGGGCGCACGCCCCGGCGATCGCATGCTGCTGGTCAGCGGCCTGGCCTCCAAGCAGGCGGTTGTCGTGACGGGGCTTTACCAGGCGGGCCTCTACGAGTACGACGCCCACGTGGCCTACCTGGATCTTGCGGTCGCGCAGCGGGTCTTCGGCCTGGGCGACAGCGTGACCGGGCTCTCGATCCGCCTCGACGACGTCTTCTCTGCCCCGGGGGTGGCCTCCGAGCTTCAGCGTCTGGTCCCCTACAGCGTCAGGTCCTGGACGGTCAACAACAGCAGCCTCCTGGGGGCCCTCGCCCTCGAGAAGCGGGTGATCTTCCTGGTCACCATGTTCATCATCATCGTCGCCACCATGGGCATCGCCAACACGCTGGCCATGTGGGTGCTCGAGCAGAGCCGCGAGATCGCGATCCTCAGGGCCATCGGCTCGCCCGGCGCCACCATGGGCCGCATGGTCGTCCTCGAGGGGGGGATCGTGGGGATCCTGGGCGTGGGGCTCGGGCTCTTGGCGGGCGTCGGCCTGTCGCTTGCGCTCGGCACCTTCCCTGTGGCGCTGCCCTCGGACGTCTACTACATCGATCGCTTGCCCGTGCGCATGGACCCGATGGATTTCGCCCTCACGGCCGCCGCCGCCATCGCGGTGGCTCTGCTTGCGTGCCTCTTGCCCGCGCGCCGCGCCATCAAGCTCGATCCGATCGAGGTGATCCGGCGTGCTTGA
- a CDS encoding ABC transporter permease: protein MSGSTQRIGALFTRHVYVIRRNPMRVAELVYWPLLDLLIWGFLSIYLSRLGGAGALPNFIAFFLGALILWDLLFRAQQGVSIAYLEEVWSRNLLNLFVSPLSVGEFLAATVLISLAKLSLSVVIMSILAGVFYGFNILVLGWSLVPFVACLLLMGWALGITTTALVLRFGQAAESLAWVLAFIFQPLSAVFYPVSVLPPVMQALARLLPSAHVFEGMRAVITTGHIPLNHLAWAFGLDVLYMAGAIAFFYRTFAVVKERGLLAKTGE, encoded by the coding sequence TTGAGCGGCAGCACGCAGCGCATCGGGGCGCTCTTCACCCGGCACGTCTACGTCATCCGGCGCAACCCCATGCGCGTCGCGGAGCTCGTCTACTGGCCCCTGCTCGACCTGCTGATCTGGGGCTTCTTGAGCATCTACCTCAGCCGCCTCGGCGGCGCGGGCGCCCTGCCCAACTTCATCGCCTTCTTCCTCGGGGCCCTGATCCTCTGGGACCTGCTCTTCCGGGCGCAACAGGGCGTCTCGATCGCCTACCTCGAGGAGGTCTGGAGCCGCAACCTCCTGAACCTCTTCGTCAGCCCGCTTTCGGTGGGGGAGTTCCTGGCCGCGACCGTCCTCATCAGCCTCGCGAAGCTCAGCCTCTCGGTGGTCATCATGTCCATCCTGGCGGGTGTCTTCTACGGCTTCAACATCCTGGTCCTGGGGTGGTCGCTGGTGCCGTTCGTCGCCTGCCTTCTGCTGATGGGCTGGGCGCTCGGGATCACGACCACGGCGCTGGTGCTGCGCTTCGGTCAGGCGGCCGAGAGTCTCGCGTGGGTGCTCGCCTTCATCTTCCAGCCCCTCTCGGCCGTCTTCTACCCGGTCTCGGTCCTGCCGCCGGTCATGCAGGCGCTCGCGAGGCTGTTGCCCAGCGCGCACGTCTTCGAGGGGATGCGCGCGGTCATCACCACGGGCCACATCCCCCTGAACCACCTGGCCTGGGCCTTCGGGCTGGACGTCCTGTACATGGCAGGGGCGATCGCCTTCTTCTACCGGACCTTCGCGGTGGTCAAGGAACGAGGCCTGCTCGCGAAGACCGGCGAGTGA